A stretch of Deltaproteobacteria bacterium DNA encodes these proteins:
- a CDS encoding FecR domain-containing protein gives MLRFRLLIAAVLCSVVVGSAPTAARADSEIVALAVEGRVTIVRPGVGDVALAPGIVIEPGDHLVSDDEGRALVRWADNALVTIGPYTQVLFDRVSGGGSIGDIAILSGDARVLVRPNEAAIPARIATKSAKIVTGDGYFAVRHERNEERTQILGLAGSIDVSRPEDDRVKYTVSPGQWCAVDRASGVAIPQSANPEFTESLKSNTAIRYFPPAESLPGQVKNLGDSPLRDIPTKLTGTIGGTGVETSTLAEFEPFPSNDGRSPDIPEGLEIDRESDVSLVIIFNDLIEKNRPLVKK, from the coding sequence ATGCTCCGTTTTCGACTGCTCATCGCCGCTGTTCTCTGTTCCGTCGTCGTCGGGAGTGCGCCTACCGCGGCTCGGGCCGATTCGGAGATCGTCGCCTTGGCCGTCGAAGGCCGCGTGACGATCGTTCGCCCCGGCGTGGGCGACGTTGCGCTCGCGCCGGGCATCGTGATCGAGCCCGGCGACCACTTGGTTTCGGATGATGAGGGACGGGCGCTCGTCCGGTGGGCGGACAACGCGCTCGTCACGATCGGTCCGTACACGCAGGTCCTGTTCGACCGGGTTTCGGGCGGTGGTTCGATCGGCGACATCGCGATCCTTTCCGGCGACGCCCGCGTCCTGGTTCGCCCGAACGAAGCTGCGATTCCGGCCCGCATCGCGACGAAGTCGGCCAAAATCGTCACGGGCGACGGGTATTTCGCCGTCCGCCACGAACGCAACGAAGAACGAACGCAGATTCTCGGTCTCGCCGGATCGATCGACGTTTCCAGGCCCGAAGACGACCGGGTGAAGTACACGGTTTCGCCCGGTCAGTGGTGCGCGGTGGATCGTGCGTCCGGCGTGGCGATTCCGCAGTCGGCAAACCCGGAATTCACGGAATCCCTGAAGAGCAACACGGCCATTCGCTATTTCCCGCCGGCCGAATCTCTGCCCGGCCAGGTGAAAAACCTCGGGGACAGTCCGCTTCGCGATATCCCGACCAAGCTGACCGGAACCATCGGCGGGACCGGGGTGGAGACGTCGACGCTGGCCGAGTTCGAACCGTTTCCATCGAACGACGGTCGATCGCCGGATATTCCGGAGGGTCTTGAGATCGATCGAGAGTCGGACGTCTCCCTTGTCATCATTTTCAACGACCTGATCGAAAAAAACCGCCCGCTGGTGAAGAAGTGA